CCGGCGGCAGAAATCTGACCGCTTTGTGGAGCAGCCCTATATCGCGGGACATCGTGTCATAGATTCCCTGCCTCTGCACTTTAACGACGACTTTCTCCCCGCTTTCCAGCACTGCCCGGTGTACCTGGGCGATAGATGCCGAGCCAAGCGGCGCGTCGTCGATCTCCTGAAACACTTCCCCGAGCGGACACATGTAGGAGGCCTCGATCACCTCCCTGACCTGCTCAAAAGGCATAGGGCTTACGTCCGAGCGAAGCCGCATCAGTTCATCACAGTACCGCTTCGGCAAAACATCTGAATGCATGGACATGATCTGGCCGAGCTTAATATAAGTAGGTCCGAGATCTTCCAGTATGAGACGCAGCTTTTCCGGTGTAACACCCCTGGCGATACTGTGCTTTTTCAGGACAGACATGATCTCCTTAAGCCTTGTCCCGTATTCTGTTGATGTTTCCTTACTCATTTGACGCTCCGTCGCTCTTTCCTTCTTCCGGGCCTTCCTCTGTCATCTCTCCCTCAGATTTTGGGTCTGCTTCCTGTTCCAGCCCTTCGAGCAGCTCCTTAAGCTGGCTTATCTGCTCCGGCGTCATCTTGTCAAGCAGCTCTCCGAGCTCTTCCGGCGTGGTCGGTTTTACTTTTACCGTGACATTATCTTTCACTGCCTTTTTTACATTGTGCTTCAGTTCTTCATTGAGCACCTTGCCCTGTTCTACTGTCAGTTCTCCCTTTTTTACAAGGTCATCCAGAATTTCTTTTGACTTCTCCGCCGTTGTGGCCAATGCGCCTACTCCTGCCAGCATTACCTTTTTTAAACTTTCACCTAAGTTATCCATTCTCTTTTCTCCTTTCTCCTGTCAAATCATAACTATCACCTATCATCCTGCATATCTCTTCATCCGGCACAGTTCCGTCAAGGATAATAGAGTTCCAATGTTTTTTATTCAAATGATATGCCGGCAGTACCGACGGATAGGTTTGCCGCCACACTTCGGCCCATTCAGGGCTGCATTTTACATTTACCCATATATGCCCTTCTCTTTCAAAAATCCAGGCAAATACTTTTCTGTTGTCTTTGTGCCTGACCACGCACCAGTCCGTGTCCCGGAACGGATAGTCCTCATAGACATTTTGAAAAGCCAGGCAGTGAGAGATCACTTCTTTTCGTTCCGTCATGCATCCACCTCCTCCGTCATTTCAGAGCAAACAGCGCCAGTATCTTCGGGCCGAATATGATCCCTCCGATGACAGCCGCTGTCATCGCGGCTATCAATACCGCTCCTGCCGCTGTGTCCTTGGCGATCCTGGCGCGCCGCCTGTGCTCCTTCGTCACAAGGTCCACCACAGCTTCCACCGCTGTGTTGACAAGCTCCAGCGAGATGACAAGGGCGCACAGAATAAGGCAGATACACCATTCAGTCACAGAGAGCTTGAGCGTGATTCCAAATACGACCACCAGCCCGAGAGCCGAATAATGTATCATCATATTCCGCTCTGTTTTCAGCCCGGTTATAATTCCTGCAAACGCATACTGAAAGCTCTTAAGGAGCGGATTGATCTCCGCCTCACTCTGCCCCCGGCCGGGTATCCCTTTTGCAAAATACCGTCTGGCTACAGACGTATATATGATAAGGTAGATCATTCCCGCAAGGAAACCTCCCAGGACGTCGGTCGCATAGTGTACGCCGAGATAGATCCGGCTAAGAGCGGTCAGTACGATCATCGTCAGACAGATAACCGTACCGGCTGTCTTATAAGTCCTGCTCTTCTTCGTCTGCCATATGAGGAAGAGAATAAACCCATAGAAACTGGCGGCCAGCATAGCATGTCCGCTCGGAAAACTGTATCCTGTCTCTGCGATCATCTGCTGTCCCTGGGGCGGGCGCTCCCGCATGATCCACCCTTTGGCAGCCAGATCGAGGAGCACAGCCAGAACGAGATTTACAAAGAGCGCAATGAGATACTGCCGCTGCCTGAGCGTGTGTATCATGGCCATACTGATAATGAGCAGCACCACAGGATGTACCATATTCGTCATCACTTTGAAAAATCCGGTCAAAAACGGACACCGAAGTGACTGGACCGCCGTGCACACAGCTATATCCACCCCTTCCAGGCGGTAGCTTCCGGTCACATCTCCAAGAAGAAGGACAAAAGCTGCCAGTCCTACTATAAGCACTGCCAGCTTCCATATGTGAATTGTATTGCCGCCTGTCCTGTCTTCTGCCATGGTATCCCACCTTTAGAGTTTTATAACTTTGGTTTTATTATACCACTCTTTAGCGGAAAGAACAAAAGAAAGCGGTTATTTTACGATCTGCTATTTATACAGCTTTGCCTTGCCCGCGGTGCCGAGAAGTTCAAACTTATGAAGCGCCACTTTCTTCATCTGTGCAATGCACGGCATGTATATGTCCTCCGGCTCTCTCAAATACGGGTTTTGCAGCACCTCTCTGCATTTCTGGTAAAACGCGTCCTTGACATCACTGGATATATTGATCTTGTTGATCCCCATTCTGGACGCCTCGGCTATCTCCTCGTCCCTGTTTGCCGAGCCTCCGTGCAGCACAAGAGGTATGCCTACTTTCTCCTTTATCTCTCTCAGCCGTTCCAGTTCAAGTTTCGGCTGCCTTCCTTCCGGATAGATACCGTGACATGTTCCTATGGCGACAGCCAGCGTATCTACGCCTGATTCCTCAACAAACCTTTTTGCAGCCTCCGGATCTGTATAACGTATCTCCGTACTCGTCGTCGATTCAATATCCTGATTCGTCGTCCCTATCGTGCCCAGTTCTCCCTCCACTGACACTCCTACCGCATGGGCCAGTTCACATACCTCACGGCAGATGCTGACATTTTCTTCAAACGGCCGGCTGGAAGCGTCTATCATAACAGAAGTATACCCGCACCGGATCGCCTTTACTAT
This is a stretch of genomic DNA from [Clostridium] hylemonae DSM 15053. It encodes these proteins:
- a CDS encoding phasin family protein, with the translated sequence MDNLGESLKKVMLAGVGALATTAEKSKEILDDLVKKGELTVEQGKVLNEELKHNVKKAVKDNVTVKVKPTTPEELGELLDKMTPEQISQLKELLEGLEQEADPKSEGEMTEEGPEEGKSDGASNE
- a CDS encoding MmcQ/YjbR family DNA-binding protein, with protein sequence MTERKEVISHCLAFQNVYEDYPFRDTDWCVVRHKDNRKVFAWIFEREGHIWVNVKCSPEWAEVWRQTYPSVLPAYHLNKKHWNSIILDGTVPDEEICRMIGDSYDLTGERRKENG
- a CDS encoding ketose-bisphosphate aldolase, which produces MLMNMEKILSAANENCFAIPAFNTPTSMILRGLIEAGEEADAPMIIEIHPDELEFAGESFLKSVIEEAHKTHIPVCIHMDHGSRKDQIVKAIRCGYTSVMIDASSRPFEENVSICREVCELAHAVGVSVEGELGTIGTTNQDIESTTSTEIRYTDPEAAKRFVEESGVDTLAVAIGTCHGIYPEGRQPKLELERLREIKEKVGIPLVLHGGSANRDEEIAEASRMGINKINISSDVKDAFYQKCREVLQNPYLREPEDIYMPCIAQMKKVALHKFELLGTAGKAKLYK